In one window of Cydia fagiglandana chromosome 10, ilCydFagi1.1, whole genome shotgun sequence DNA:
- the LOC134668195 gene encoding probable oligoribonuclease gives MLSFRQSLTFSINGIIKYFIRPMSAHNSKSQLNHDSLPHVKAKDAAKRIVWVDLEMTGLNIEKDYIMEIGCLVTDAQLNVVATGPNIVVHQPDHVLKNMDEWCINQHGESGLTESCRKSKVSIEDAEKQILQFVSSHVPEKKCPLAGNSVYMDRLFIRKYMPQFNQYLHYRVIDVSTIKELAKRWYQKDFSNIPQKKFSHRAVDDILESIEELKYYKEHIFKS, from the exons ATGCTAAGCTTTAGGCAATCTCTTACTTTCAGTATAAACGGTATAATCAAGTATTTCATTCGGCCGATGTCTGCCCACAATAGCA AAAGCCAACTAAACCACGACTCTTTACCACATGTTAAAGCCAAAGACGCGGCTAAACGAATAGTATGGGTAGACTTAGAGATGACAGGGCTAAACATCGAGAAGGACTATATCATGGAGATTGGCTGCTTAGTGACCGACGCTCAGCTGAATGTTGTCGCCACCGGGCCCAATATTGTCGTTCATCAGCCCGACCATGTCTTGAAGAATATGGATGAGTGGTGTATCAATCAACATGGTGAG AGTGGCCTGACTGAGTCCTGCCGCAAATCCAAAGTATCAATCGAAGATGCCGAAAAGCAGATACTACAATTCGTCAGCTCCCATGTACCTGAGAAAAAATGCCCGCTAGCCGGCAACAGTGTCTACATGGACCGCCTGTTTATACGCAAATACATGCCGCAGTTCAACCAGTATTTACATTACAGGGTAATTGATGTTAGTACGATTAAAGAACTGGCTAAGCGTTGGTACCAGAAGGACTTTTCTAACATTCCTCAGAAGAAGTTTTCGCATCGCGCTGTGGACGATATTCTGGAGAGTATTGAGGAGTTGAAGTATTATAAAGAACATATATTTAAATCGTGA